The proteins below come from a single Biomphalaria glabrata chromosome 10, xgBioGlab47.1, whole genome shotgun sequence genomic window:
- the LOC106075079 gene encoding triadin-like, translating to MSASRKIHVDIVQESNEHIENDTNKQTDNGNIVNSMKTINEENRDNQNSVTEHHLDSSRPKTSKLKRKKLASAQLSMNNADDSKEEKESRRKISGKQIISLQKDILEQKYQELHQLLVLPLVQPLNKNVLKIGQLLQLQSLTQVPDNEVSSDHTIETIEANDNEDFHDASKQMKRFKVLNRSHKPLQRAQTSMESSNEEGYSQWVRRNKTKQNNSTTAEQAIDKQNQVKKHIFQPSDTFLRNTANPSIKQWLKRKERELRKKKREERKQIKEERLKKQEQEILKQEKFKDSEQKVREWMLQKRKEAVYRTKQNNGTEKEDSNCDTAKNANDGTDAASTWLKGTDTQGITNVNISLTKQSRQPTPTSFVYARPVSGRVRLIKLQQENKENAKKKDLEKQFLKKQLEIEKAKKMRVSYDQWLLKKREDDYSKRQEAARIRALAKSDSELHHIGVKDAQKRINNFMRQQKINTKDIELEINDSSSAEEYKNKQIKVLGSKKNLNARPSSARPSLSPRISRSFHRPLSANPSTKTSEKENAEKINFKIPYPPENGAPKYVLDKQRKLFSHHLTKSSVSDVDNNSKVASTSSDKLSTSNDLHDNVIPIIDTNNKAHPVVDMHDKLRDTSDTHSSSDASLIGGKLGESVHRQKQPSNLDDHDLFITRSREEHMVEREDDHDLFITRSREEHMVERKDDHDLFITRTREEHMVEREDDQTPIESNNQKSNFIEDMSTAEQESEIDIENIHSNSAMETKQETQLHILEQIIHSDSSNDKNIIVQGQTDTLKVKEALDNASVVEFEEDSEIPADYVVSKSNLIKDEPTENKSEEDFLTHLEDVPNSKSSEKHVSFQENPVVFESSDTELNSESSETTEIDEDLPEENDEF from the exons ATGTCTGCATCAAGGAAAATACATGTAGATATTGTTCAAGAGAGCAATGAGCACATTGAAAacgacacaaacaaacaaactgataaTGGCAATATTGTTAACTCCATGAAGACTATTAATGAGGAGAACAGAGATAATCAAAACTCTGTTACTGAGCATCATCTTGATTCTAGCAGACCCAAAACCTCCAAACTGAAGAGAAAAAAGCTTGCTTCAGCACAGCTGTCAATGAACAATGCTGATGATtcaaaagaagagaaagaatcaAGAAGAAAAATATCTGGAAAGCAAATTATTTCACTCCAAAAAGATATACTTGAGCAGAAATATCAG GAGCTTCACCAGTTACTAGTGTTACCTCTTGTTCAACCattgaataaaaatgtattgaaaataGGTCAGCTGCTTCAGCTTCAGTCACTGACCCAGGTTCCTGATAATGAAGTTTCTTCTGACCATACAATTGAAACTATTGAAG CTAATGATAATGAAGATTTTCATGATGCATccaaacaaatgaagagatttaAAGTATTGAATAGGAGTCATAAACCTTTACAAAGAGCCCAAACGTCTATGGAGTCCTCCAACGAAGAAGGATACAGTCAATGGGTTCGaagaaataaaactaaacaaaataattctacAACTGCAGAGCAAGCAATAGACAAACAAAATCAGGTTAAAAAACATATCTTTCAACCATCAGACACTTTCCTTAGAAACACTGCCAATCCATCTATCAAACAATggcttaaaagaaaagaaagagaactcAGAAAAAAGAAGCGGGAAGAAAGAAAACAGATAAAAGAAGAAAGATTGAAAAAGCAAGAGCAGGAAATACTAAAGcaagaaaaatttaaagatTCTGAACAGAAAGTAAGAGAATGGATGTTACagaaaagaaaggaagctgtttacagaactaaacaaaataatgggaCAGAAAAAGAAGATAGCAATTGTGATACTGCCAAGAATGCTAATGATGGAACAGATGCAGCTTCTACTTGGCTTAAAGGAACTGATACACAAGGCATTACCAATGTAAATATTTCACTTACAAAACAAAGTAGGCAGCCAACTCCAACAAGTTTTGTCTATGCAAGGCCAGTGTCTGGAAGAGTACGTCTAATTAAATTGCAGCAAGAAAATAAAGAGAatgcaaagaaaaaagatttgGAGAAGCAGTTTCTCAAGAAGCAGCTGGAAatagagaaagctaaaaaaatgAGAGTCTCTTATGATCAATGGCTGttgaaaaaaagagaagatgattattCCAAGCGACAAGAGGCTGCTAGAATAAGAGCATTAGCCAAGTCTGATTCTGAACTTCATCATATTGGTGTAAAAGATGCACAGAAAAGAATAAATAACTTTATGaggcaacaaaaaataaacacaaaagaTATTGAGTTAGAAATCAATGATTCAAGCTCTGCAgaagaatacaaaaataaacagaTTAAAGTGTTGGGgtctaaaaaaaacttaaatgctCGCCCCTCCAGTGCCAGGCCTTCTTTAAGTCCAAGAATATCCCGATCTTTTCACAGACCTCTGTCAGCTAATCCATCAACCAAAACTTCAGAAAAAGAAAACGCTGAgaagataaattttaaaataccatACCCACCAGAGAATGGGGCCCCTAAATATGTGCTagataaacaaagaaaactGTTTTCTCATCATTTGACTAAGAGTTCAGTCAGTGATGTTGACAATAACAGCAAAGTAGCTTCTACCAGTTCTGACAAATTGAGCACAAGCAATGATTTACATGACAATGTAATTCCTATCATTGATACAAATAACAAGGCTCATCCTGTTGTTGATATGCATGACAAGTTGAGGGACACCAGTGATACACATAGTAGCTCTGATGCTAGCCTCATTGGAGGAAAACTAGGTGAATCAGTTCATAGGCAAAAACAACCTTCTAATCTTGATGACCATGACTTGTTCATAACAAGAAGTAGAGAAGAACACATGGTTGAGAGGGAAGATGACCATGACTTGTTCATAACAAGAAGTAGAGAAGAACACATGGTTGAGAGGAAAGATGACCATGACTTGTTCATAACAAGAACTAGAGAAGAACACATGGTTGAGAGGGAAGATGATCAAACACCAATAGAAAGTAATAATCAGAAATCCAATTTTATAGAAGACATGTCTACTGCTGAACAAGAATCAGAAATAGACATTGAAAACATTCATTCAAACTCTGCAatggaaacaaaacaagaaacacaACTACACATTCTAGAGCAAATCATACATTCAGACAGCTCTAATGATAAGAATATAATTGTTCAAGGGCAAACAGACACATTGAAAGTTAAAGAAGCTTTGGATAATGCCTCTGTAGTGGAGTTTGAAGAAGATTCAGAAATTCCAGCAGATTATGTTGTCAGTAAATCAAATCTTATTAAAGATGAACCTACAGAAAATAAGTCAGAAGAGGATTTCTTAACACATCTTGAGGATGTGCCAAATTCCAAGAGCTCTGAAAAGCATGTCTCTTTTCAAGAAAATCCAGTTGTCTTTGAATCTTCTGACACTGAGCTCAATTCAGAATCTTCTGAGACTACTGAAATTGATGAGGACTTGCCAGAAGAAAATGATGAGTTTTAA